One genomic region from Candidatus Cybelea sp. encodes:
- the rpoD gene encoding RNA polymerase sigma factor RpoD, whose translation MPATLEELKKKLIARGKTQGSLTYEEINSTFEVLEEITPEQLDEFFEEITGAGIELVDEQKDEKPESEREEEVEATVPDGLSLDDPVRMYLKEIGRVPLLSMEQEKSLAMRIEAGELEGSRNGQADSRVIDSGEEAKRQLTEANLRLVVSIAKKYVGRGMLFLDLIQEGNLGLIRAVEKFDYRKGYKFSTYATWWIRQAITRALADQARTIRIPVHMVETINRLIKVSRQLLQELGREPSVEEIAESMALTPEKVREVMKISQEPISLETPIGEEEDSHLGDFIEDQEAVAPAEAASVMLLKEKMQDVLQNLTERERKVLVLRFGLEDGHQRTLEEVGQEFGVTRERIRQIEAKALRKLRHPSRGKALKDYWTNE comes from the coding sequence GTGCCTGCGACACTGGAAGAGCTGAAGAAGAAGCTCATCGCGCGCGGTAAGACCCAAGGATCGCTGACGTACGAAGAGATCAACAGCACGTTCGAGGTGCTCGAGGAGATCACGCCAGAACAGCTGGACGAGTTCTTCGAGGAGATCACCGGCGCCGGGATCGAGCTCGTCGACGAGCAGAAAGACGAGAAGCCCGAATCGGAGCGTGAAGAGGAAGTGGAGGCGACCGTCCCCGACGGTCTGTCGCTTGACGACCCGGTCCGCATGTATCTCAAGGAGATCGGGCGCGTCCCGCTGCTCTCCATGGAGCAAGAGAAGTCGCTGGCAATGCGGATCGAGGCCGGGGAGCTCGAAGGGAGCCGGAACGGACAGGCGGACTCGCGGGTGATCGACTCCGGTGAGGAGGCGAAGCGCCAGCTGACCGAAGCCAACCTGCGGCTCGTAGTTTCGATCGCGAAGAAGTACGTTGGGCGCGGGATGCTCTTTTTGGACCTCATTCAAGAAGGCAACCTCGGCCTGATCCGCGCGGTCGAAAAGTTCGACTACCGCAAGGGCTACAAGTTCTCGACGTATGCCACGTGGTGGATCCGCCAAGCGATCACGCGTGCGCTTGCCGACCAGGCACGGACGATTCGCATCCCCGTGCACATGGTCGAGACGATCAATCGCTTGATCAAGGTTTCCCGGCAACTCTTGCAAGAGCTCGGCCGCGAACCGTCGGTCGAAGAGATCGCCGAATCGATGGCGCTGACCCCCGAAAAGGTGCGTGAGGTCATGAAGATCTCGCAGGAGCCGATCTCGCTGGAGACGCCGATCGGGGAAGAGGAAGACTCGCACCTGGGCGACTTCATTGAAGATCAAGAAGCGGTGGCACCCGCCGAGGCCGCATCTGTAATGCTTCTCAAAGAGAAGATGCAGGACGTCTTGCAGAATCTTACGGAGCGCGAACGGAAGGTACTAGTTCTGCGCTTCGGCCTGGAGGACGGCCATCAGCGGACGCTCGAGGAGGTCGGACAAGAGTTCGGCGTAACGCGCGAACGCATCCGGCAGATCGAAGCCAAGGCGCTGCGCAAACTGCGCCATCCGTCGCGAGGAAAAGCTCTCAAGGATTACTGGACGAACGAATAA
- the dnaG gene encoding DNA primase codes for MKYDQGALREIRERVDIASFIGQYVQLRKRGNDLVGLCPFHSENTPSFHVHPDRGFFKCFGCGTGGDLITFVQKLENASFGDAVRMLAAKAGIELEPEDPRKTRARSEREAIYEANRVAAEYFARTLAAETGAAARRYLEQRGIEPATVERFRLGYSPDTWSGLVTELERNGVDLTVAAKAGLIKPGQRGYYDFYRDRLMVPTYSTTGEVIAFGGRALGDGEPKYLNTSTTPVYVKGHHLYALNLARRAAQSDGTLIVVEGYLDCIALHQAGFENSVAALGTSFTAEQAAELRKYAEYVYLCFDGDAAGSGAATKAVDIASKAIENTGSSVRIALLPPGEDPDSFVRARGAPEFRRLLDAAKPAIAFKIDGEVERLRAGFDSPARVAPKAEALIRRLVPREEWDRWRVYVAGRLQVSVDDLRNSRFLSDSANFAPHPRNTLPESRHASAAVEPLSFEREVVSILLEEPALAEEYGERIAAPRFRNAVYRRIYERIVGSAGSLRATADVFGLFAEDQAILDVLAELGQRDRSSAVRYGDTQERRAHLERVVERLRLDNERERYRELSDIIDSRWVNGEAVSEDLRSEYEALVAKLKK; via the coding sequence GTGAAATACGATCAGGGGGCCCTTCGCGAGATCCGCGAGCGCGTCGACATCGCGAGCTTTATCGGACAGTACGTGCAACTCCGCAAGCGCGGCAACGATCTGGTCGGGCTCTGTCCGTTTCACTCGGAGAATACGCCGTCGTTTCACGTGCATCCCGATCGCGGATTTTTCAAGTGCTTCGGCTGCGGGACCGGCGGCGACCTGATTACGTTCGTGCAGAAGCTGGAAAACGCGTCGTTCGGCGACGCCGTGCGAATGCTCGCCGCGAAGGCGGGCATCGAGCTGGAGCCCGAGGACCCGCGCAAAACCCGAGCGCGCAGCGAACGCGAAGCGATTTACGAAGCGAATCGCGTCGCGGCGGAATACTTTGCGCGCACGCTGGCGGCCGAAACGGGCGCAGCGGCGAGGCGCTATCTCGAGCAGCGCGGCATCGAGCCCGCGACGGTCGAGCGCTTTCGCCTCGGCTATTCGCCCGATACCTGGAGCGGACTCGTGACCGAGCTCGAGCGCAACGGCGTCGACCTCACGGTCGCGGCGAAGGCGGGATTGATCAAGCCCGGCCAGCGCGGGTATTACGACTTTTATCGCGACCGGTTGATGGTACCGACGTATTCGACGACCGGCGAGGTGATCGCGTTCGGTGGGCGCGCTTTGGGCGACGGCGAGCCGAAGTACCTGAACACGTCGACGACGCCCGTCTACGTGAAGGGTCATCACCTGTACGCGCTCAACCTGGCGCGCCGCGCCGCGCAGAGCGACGGGACCCTGATCGTCGTCGAGGGCTACCTCGATTGCATCGCGCTGCACCAGGCCGGTTTCGAAAACAGCGTCGCGGCGCTGGGGACGTCGTTCACCGCCGAGCAAGCGGCGGAGCTGCGGAAGTACGCCGAGTACGTCTACCTGTGCTTCGACGGCGACGCGGCGGGAAGCGGGGCTGCAACCAAAGCCGTGGATATTGCGTCTAAGGCCATCGAGAACACCGGCTCCTCGGTGCGTATCGCCTTGCTTCCCCCCGGAGAGGATCCCGACAGTTTCGTTCGTGCCCGCGGCGCGCCCGAGTTCCGGCGCCTGCTGGACGCTGCCAAGCCGGCCATTGCGTTCAAGATCGACGGGGAGGTCGAGCGACTGCGCGCTGGGTTCGACTCCCCGGCTCGCGTGGCGCCGAAGGCGGAGGCGCTCATTCGAAGGTTAGTACCCCGTGAGGAATGGGACCGCTGGCGCGTTTACGTAGCGGGACGCCTGCAGGTGAGCGTGGACGACCTCCGGAACAGCCGGTTCCTCTCCGATAGCGCGAACTTCGCTCCACATCCGCGGAACACGCTACCGGAAAGCCGTCATGCCAGCGCCGCCGTCGAGCCGCTCTCCTTCGAACGAGAGGTCGTGAGCATTCTGCTCGAGGAGCCGGCGCTTGCAGAAGAGTACGGCGAGCGCATCGCTGCACCACGCTTTCGTAATGCGGTGTACCGGCGAATCTACGAACGGATCGTCGGTTCGGCGGGCTCGTTACGCGCGACGGCCGACGTCTTCGGACTCTTTGCGGAGGATCAGGCGATTCTCGACGTACTGGCCGAACTCGGACAACGGGACCGGAGTTCGGCGGTAAGGTACGGCGATACGCAGGAGCGCCGCGCGCACCTGGAACGGGTGGTGGAACGGCTCCGGCTCGACAACGAGCGGGAGCGCTATCGGGAGTTATCGGACATTATAGACAGTCGTTGGGTCAACGGCGAAGCGGTTTCGGAGGATCTCCGTTCCGAATACGAAGCGCTGGTTGCCAAACTAAAAAAGTAG
- a CDS encoding HD domain-containing protein has product MKRIFDPIHHFIELSSAEARLLDLPIMQRLRRLRQLGLAYLAFPSAEHSRFTHALGALAIGARAFEELVRHGRHFFGDTHDVAYQRRLVRAALLLHDIGHGPFSHGCEEVLGVRHERRTADMLALPDVAAGIAALEVDAADVLSLIAGDPATRYPALRELVSGPNLDADRMDYLQRDAYFTGVATGRYDAEQLIASLRIVRHEGRDAVGIDRRGVVALESFVMARYMMFASVYFHHTTRMFEHVLHDVLRELWPDPRALDPIEEFLRWDDFRVLNALDDSRSEAAYALRNRVRVYALAAEFNAERDLQAFEACEHALRERFGGDNVWADSQSQLRHRLPLGIGQPFTVLVDGPGGAIDARQASDVIAKLSGKAYWRKLFVRRAPGHEEAIRDARRLCAEITSRAAALA; this is encoded by the coding sequence ATGAAGCGCATCTTCGACCCGATTCACCATTTTATCGAGCTCTCCAGCGCCGAGGCGCGGCTCCTCGATCTTCCGATCATGCAGCGCCTGCGTCGCCTGCGCCAGCTGGGGCTGGCGTATCTTGCATTTCCGTCGGCCGAGCATTCGCGTTTCACGCACGCCCTTGGCGCGCTCGCGATCGGCGCACGCGCGTTCGAGGAGCTCGTCCGCCATGGCCGGCACTTCTTCGGCGACACACACGACGTCGCGTACCAGCGGCGCCTCGTCCGCGCCGCACTGCTCCTCCACGACATCGGCCACGGGCCCTTCAGCCACGGCTGCGAAGAGGTGCTCGGCGTTCGACACGAGCGGCGCACCGCCGATATGCTGGCCCTGCCCGACGTCGCCGCCGGCATCGCCGCGCTGGAGGTCGACGCCGCCGACGTGCTGAGCCTGATCGCCGGCGATCCCGCAACCCGCTATCCGGCCCTGCGAGAGCTGGTGAGCGGGCCGAATCTCGACGCCGACCGGATGGACTACCTGCAGCGGGACGCCTATTTTACCGGCGTCGCGACCGGCCGGTATGACGCCGAGCAGCTGATCGCATCGCTGCGTATCGTGCGGCATGAGGGGCGCGACGCCGTCGGAATCGACCGGCGCGGCGTCGTCGCGCTGGAGTCGTTCGTGATGGCGCGCTACATGATGTTTGCCTCGGTCTACTTCCATCACACGACGCGGATGTTCGAGCACGTCCTGCACGACGTACTGCGCGAGCTCTGGCCGGATCCGCGCGCCCTCGATCCAATCGAGGAGTTTTTGCGCTGGGACGATTTCCGCGTGCTCAACGCGCTCGACGACTCGCGCAGCGAAGCTGCGTATGCGCTGCGCAACCGGGTGCGCGTCTACGCGCTCGCCGCCGAGTTCAACGCCGAACGCGACCTGCAGGCCTTCGAGGCCTGCGAGCACGCGCTGCGCGAGCGCTTCGGCGGCGACAACGTCTGGGCCGACTCGCAGTCGCAGCTGCGCCACCGCCTGCCGTTGGGAATCGGCCAGCCCTTCACCGTCCTCGTTGACGGGCCGGGCGGCGCGATCGATGCGCGACAAGCCTCCGACGTCATCGCCAAGCTCAGCGGCAAAGCCTATTGGCGCAAGCTCTTCGTGCGCCGGGCTCCCGGGCACGAAGAGGCGATCCGCGACGCGCGGCGCCTCTGCGCCGAGATCACTTCGCGCGCAGCTGCTCTAGCGTAA